Proteins from one Deinococcus sp. AB2017081 genomic window:
- the gltX gene encoding glutamate--tRNA ligase, which produces MSVVTRIAPSPTGDPHVGTAYIGLFNSTLARQSGGTFILRIEDTDRGRYVADSETRIFRMMQWLGLTPDQSPLQGGPNGPYRQSERFDLYGDYARQLVASGHAYYAFETPEELTTLREAAQAGGHVIHVPSRDLDPQAAQARVDAGEAAVIRLKVPRDGETVVNDTLRDPIHFQNREIDDKVLLKADGFPTYHLANVVDDRLMGVTHVVRAEEWITSTPIHILLYRAFSWPEPVWAHMPLLRNADKSKISKRKNPTSVEWYQQQGFLPEAMLNFLATMGWTHPDGRELFDLAEFERVFRLEDVTLGGPVFSLDKLRWYNGKYLREVLSEDDVARRLHAFLQGQKSELPLDDYFRAVTRLMTPRMEVFSEFLEKTGYFWSEEYAVNEKAQAAIDGARDLLPELAARLKNLPTFDADSIKAMFHAYAEEKGLKLGKVMPPVRAAVAGTMESPDLPELLATLGQERVVSRLARAVQ; this is translated from the coding sequence ATGTCTGTCGTGACCCGCATTGCCCCCAGCCCCACCGGCGACCCGCACGTGGGCACCGCGTACATCGGGCTGTTCAACTCCACCCTGGCCCGCCAGTCGGGCGGCACCTTCATCCTGCGGATCGAGGACACGGACCGGGGCCGCTACGTGGCGGACAGCGAGACGCGCATCTTCCGCATGATGCAGTGGCTGGGCCTGACGCCGGATCAGTCGCCCCTCCAGGGTGGCCCGAACGGCCCGTACCGGCAGTCCGAGCGGTTCGACCTCTACGGCGACTATGCGCGGCAGCTCGTGGCGTCGGGACACGCCTACTACGCCTTCGAGACGCCGGAGGAGCTGACCACCCTGCGCGAGGCGGCCCAGGCGGGCGGCCACGTGATCCACGTGCCCAGCCGCGACCTCGACCCGCAGGCAGCGCAGGCTCGGGTCGACGCGGGCGAGGCCGCCGTGATCCGCCTGAAGGTGCCGCGTGACGGCGAGACGGTCGTGAACGACACCCTGCGCGATCCCATCCACTTCCAGAACCGCGAGATCGACGACAAGGTACTCCTGAAGGCCGACGGTTTCCCCACGTACCACCTCGCGAACGTGGTCGACGACCGCCTGATGGGCGTGACCCACGTGGTGCGGGCCGAGGAGTGGATCACCTCCACCCCCATCCACATCCTGCTGTACCGCGCCTTTTCGTGGCCGGAGCCGGTGTGGGCGCACATGCCGCTGCTGCGCAACGCCGACAAGTCCAAGATCAGCAAGCGCAAGAATCCCACCAGCGTCGAGTGGTACCAGCAGCAGGGCTTCCTGCCCGAGGCGATGCTGAACTTCCTGGCGACCATGGGCTGGACGCACCCGGACGGCCGCGAGCTCTTCGACCTGGCCGAATTTGAGCGCGTGTTCCGGCTGGAGGACGTGACCCTGGGCGGCCCGGTCTTCAGCCTCGACAAGCTGCGCTGGTACAACGGCAAGTACCTGCGCGAGGTGCTGAGCGAGGACGACGTGGCCCGCCGCCTGCACGCCTTCCTGCAGGGTCAGAAATCGGAACTGCCGCTTGACGACTACTTCCGTGCCGTGACGCGACTGATGACGCCGCGCATGGAGGTCTTCAGCGAGTTTCTGGAGAAGACAGGCTACTTCTGGTCAGAGGAGTACGCCGTGAACGAGAAGGCGCAGGCGGCCATCGACGGCGCACGGGATCTGCTGCCGGAACTCGCCGCCCGCCTGAAGAACCTGCCGACCTTCGACGCCGACTCCATCAAGGCCATGTTCCACGCCTACGCCGAGGAGAAGGGGCTGAAGCTCGGCAAGGTCATGCCGCCGGTGCGGGCCGCCGTGGCGGGGACGATGGAGAGCCCCGATCTGCCGGAGCTGCTCGCCACGCTGGGCCAGGAACGGGTCGTGTCACGCCTCGCGAGGGCCGTGCAGTGA
- a CDS encoding DUF1304 domain-containing protein → MSAVAAVLVAGIALLHVYILVLEMVLWETPRAMRAFGTTPEFAAQTRTLAANQGLYNGFLAAGLLWGLVIGSPAVQLFFLICVAVAGLYGAMTANRRILFIQTVPAALAIVAVLLAR, encoded by the coding sequence GTGAGCGCCGTTGCCGCCGTGCTGGTCGCCGGAATCGCCCTGCTGCACGTGTACATCCTGGTGCTGGAGATGGTGCTGTGGGAGACGCCGCGTGCCATGCGGGCCTTCGGCACCACGCCCGAGTTCGCTGCCCAGACACGCACCCTTGCCGCGAACCAGGGGCTGTACAACGGCTTCCTCGCCGCCGGGCTGCTGTGGGGGCTGGTCATCGGGTCGCCTGCCGTGCAGCTGTTCTTCCTGATCTGCGTGGCTGTGGCCGGCCTCTACGGTGCCATGACTGCCAACCGGCGGATTCTCTTCATCCAGACGGTGCCGGCGGCGCTGGCGATCGTGGCGGTGCTGCTCGCCCGCTGA
- a CDS encoding META domain-containing protein produces the protein MLSVLAVLVLTAAPPPLPLAGPRWTLSGLTPDSEVDGGRLRVPGARMTRPAFTLQGDRLTGTTGCSPLRARVAISGDTVRIWDVQAGTTDRCPDHALALREDFTALLKTATRIEWRHGTLILHAGAGRLEFTSVPR, from the coding sequence ATGCTGAGCGTGCTGGCCGTGCTGGTTCTGACCGCCGCGCCCCCGCCTCTGCCGCTGGCCGGGCCGCGCTGGACACTCTCGGGCCTCACGCCGGACAGCGAGGTGGATGGTGGACGGCTTCGCGTTCCCGGTGCGCGGATGACCCGCCCCGCGTTCACCCTCCAGGGCGACCGGCTGACCGGCACCACCGGCTGCAGTCCCCTGCGTGCCCGCGTGGCGATCAGCGGCGACACCGTCCGGATCTGGGATGTGCAGGCCGGCACGACTGACCGCTGCCCCGATCACGCCCTGGCCCTGCGCGAGGACTTCACCGCCCTGCTGAAGACCGCCACCCGGATCGAGTGGCGGCATGGGACGCTGATCCTGCACGCGGGTGCGGGGCGGCTGGAGTTCACGTCGGTGCCGCGCTGA
- a CDS encoding cobalamin B12-binding domain-containing protein produces MNVTGDRRIRVLIAKPGMDGHDRGAKVVARALRDAGMEVIYTGLRQTAEMIVNAAVQEDVDAIGLSVLSGAHMVYFRDVMTLLREQGADDIIVFGGGIIPDQDLPTLREIGVGRVFTPGASTQDAATYLKEAVQERWKAQGEA; encoded by the coding sequence ATGAACGTGACAGGAGACCGAAGGATACGAGTCCTGATCGCCAAGCCCGGCATGGACGGGCATGACCGGGGCGCGAAGGTCGTGGCCCGTGCCCTGCGCGACGCGGGCATGGAAGTGATCTACACGGGCCTGCGCCAGACGGCCGAGATGATCGTGAACGCCGCCGTGCAGGAGGACGTGGACGCCATCGGCCTGAGCGTGCTGTCCGGTGCCCACATGGTGTATTTCCGCGACGTCATGACGCTGCTGCGCGAGCAGGGCGCAGACGACATCATCGTGTTCGGCGGCGGGATTATCCCGGATCAGGATCTGCCGACCCTCAGGGAGATCGGCGTGGGCCGCGTGTTCACGCCAGGGGCCAGTACCCAGGACGCCGCCACGTACCTCAAAGAGGCCGTGCAGGAGCGGTGGAAGGCCCAGGGCGAGGCGTGA
- a CDS encoding MFS transporter, with amino-acid sequence MSDAASTSGTARLDVGRVAPLYAAQALATGATTVSTVLASLIISGLASETLAGLPSTLIQASGAVTAGAFGALMLRSGRRFGLAVAFTLGAVGAVVGFLGARAGVTPVFLLGAMMMGGAQGGYQQARYAAAESVPEARRGTALGALMLMSVLGSFVMTGFSHPIEALGRALGSTAEVAGWLVGGGLLAVAAVLMLIWRPLRPVVAGTPPARLTLAQAFRIPGVRSTALAVATAQGLMVTLMSLTPLRAHHMGVDHAGVAALISGHILGMFGFGWLTGPLIDRLGLRFGYVGGAALLLSAALTAPLPGTAWLGISMFLLGLGWNLAFVAGSKALTRFPAAQGVTDSLGFVASGLGTLIGGVVIARVGFPALAAACAVWAAVPLFSAWRVRAG; translated from the coding sequence ATGAGTGACGCCGCCTCCACGTCCGGCACGGCCCGGCTGGATGTGGGGCGGGTCGCGCCGCTGTATGCCGCCCAGGCGCTGGCGACCGGCGCGACCACGGTGAGCACGGTGCTGGCCAGCCTGATCATCAGCGGGCTGGCGAGCGAGACCCTGGCGGGCCTGCCCAGCACACTGATCCAGGCGTCGGGGGCCGTGACCGCCGGGGCCTTCGGGGCCCTGATGCTGCGCTCGGGGCGGCGGTTCGGTCTGGCCGTCGCGTTCACGCTGGGGGCGGTGGGGGCGGTGGTGGGCTTCCTGGGTGCCCGCGCAGGCGTGACCCCGGTCTTCCTGCTGGGCGCGATGATGATGGGCGGGGCCCAGGGCGGCTACCAGCAGGCCCGCTACGCCGCCGCCGAGAGTGTCCCCGAGGCGCGGCGCGGCACCGCCCTGGGCGCGCTGATGCTCATGAGCGTGCTGGGGTCGTTTGTCATGACCGGCTTCTCGCACCCCATCGAAGCGCTGGGCCGGGCGCTGGGCAGCACCGCAGAGGTCGCCGGCTGGCTGGTCGGCGGCGGCCTGCTGGCCGTGGCCGCCGTGCTCATGCTGATCTGGCGACCGCTGCGGCCGGTGGTGGCCGGCACGCCTCCCGCCCGCCTGACCCTGGCGCAGGCGTTCCGGATTCCAGGGGTGCGCTCCACCGCACTGGCCGTGGCCACCGCCCAGGGCCTGATGGTCACCCTAATGAGCCTCACGCCGCTGCGGGCGCACCACATGGGCGTGGATCACGCGGGCGTGGCGGCGCTGATCTCGGGCCACATCCTGGGCATGTTCGGCTTCGGGTGGCTGACCGGCCCGCTGATCGACCGCCTCGGGCTGCGGTTCGGCTACGTGGGCGGCGCGGCCCTGCTGCTGTCGGCCGCCCTGACCGCGCCGCTGCCCGGCACCGCGTGGCTGGGGATCAGCATGTTCCTCCTGGGCCTGGGGTGGAACCTCGCCTTCGTGGCCGGCAGCAAGGCCCTGACACGCTTTCCAGCGGCCCAGGGAGTCACGGACAGCCTGGGCTTCGTGGCCTCGGGCCTGGGCACGCTGATCGGCGGCGTGGTGATCGCCCGCGTGGGCTTCCCCGCGCTGGCTGCCGCGTGCGCGGTGTGGGCGGCCGTGCCGCTGTTCAGCGCGTGGCGGGTGCGGGCGGGGTGA
- the pstB gene encoding phosphate ABC transporter ATP-binding protein PstB: MTQPTPVILSAQNVDIFYGDNRAVKNVSLDFRRGTVNALIGPSGCGKTTFLRAINRMHDMTPGARVAGKILLDGQDIYDPAVDPVSMRRRVGMVFQKPNPFPTMSVFDNVVAGLKLTGVRDRAQLMQVAERSLRGAALWEEVKDRLNTPATGLSGGQQQRLCIARALAVDPEILLMDEPTSALDPASTAKIEDLMSELKKVTTIVIVTHNMHQAARVSDTTSFFLVGDMVEHGVTDQIFTSPRDERTEAYVSGRFG, from the coding sequence ATGACCCAGCCCACCCCCGTGATCCTCAGTGCCCAGAACGTCGACATCTTCTACGGCGACAACCGCGCCGTGAAGAATGTGTCGCTGGACTTCCGCCGGGGCACCGTGAACGCCCTGATCGGCCCGTCCGGGTGCGGGAAGACCACGTTCCTGCGGGCGATTAACCGCATGCACGACATGACGCCCGGTGCGCGGGTGGCGGGCAAGATCCTGCTCGACGGCCAGGACATCTACGACCCGGCGGTCGATCCGGTCAGCATGCGCCGGCGCGTGGGCATGGTGTTCCAGAAGCCCAATCCCTTCCCGACCATGAGCGTGTTCGACAACGTGGTCGCCGGCCTGAAACTGACCGGCGTGCGCGACAGGGCCCAGCTGATGCAGGTCGCCGAGCGCAGCCTGCGCGGCGCGGCGCTGTGGGAAGAGGTCAAGGATCGCCTGAACACGCCCGCCACTGGGCTGTCCGGCGGGCAGCAGCAGCGGCTGTGTATTGCCCGCGCCCTGGCCGTCGACCCCGAGATCCTGCTCATGGACGAGCCGACCAGTGCGCTCGACCCGGCCAGCACCGCCAAGATCGAGGATCTGATGTCCGAGCTGAAGAAGGTCACGACCATCGTGATCGTCACTCACAACATGCACCAGGCCGCCCGCGTAAGCGATACCACGTCCTTCTTCCTGGTGGGCGACATGGTCGAGCACGGCGTGACCGACCAGATCTTCACCAGCCCCCGCGACGAGCGCACCGAGGCCTACGTATCGGGCCGCTTCGGCTGA
- the pstA gene encoding phosphate ABC transporter permease PstA → MSAATPAAARRPATGLSPARRAKNMLMGGLILIATLVVVAPLILIFLYLLREGIGAMNLDFFTKVPAPEGETGGGLLNAILGSVEMLLMASVIGVVVGVAGGIFLAEYPRHPLMPTVRMISDVLAGIPAIVMGLVAYGLIVLQFGFSGFAGALALGFLMIPIVVRTSEEVLKLVPLSVREAGLALGLPKWLVTLRIVLPAAAGGIITGVMLALARVAGEAAPLLFTAFGNPNVNLDPSKPMSALPLEIYRGATSAYDENQRLAKAGALLLITLIFVTSLLARRFSRRK, encoded by the coding sequence ATGAGCGCTGCCACCCCGGCGGCCGCCCGCCGCCCCGCCACCGGCCTGAGCCCCGCCCGCCGCGCGAAGAACATGCTGATGGGCGGCCTGATCCTGATCGCCACCCTGGTCGTCGTCGCGCCCCTGATCCTGATCTTCCTGTACCTCCTGCGCGAGGGCATCGGCGCGATGAACCTCGACTTCTTCACGAAGGTGCCTGCCCCGGAGGGCGAGACGGGCGGCGGCCTGCTGAACGCCATCCTGGGCAGTGTCGAGATGCTGCTGATGGCCTCGGTGATCGGCGTGGTCGTCGGCGTGGCCGGCGGGATCTTCCTGGCCGAGTACCCCCGCCACCCGCTGATGCCCACCGTACGTATGATCAGTGACGTGCTGGCCGGGATTCCCGCCATCGTGATGGGTCTCGTGGCCTACGGCCTGATCGTGCTGCAGTTCGGCTTCTCCGGCTTCGCGGGCGCCCTGGCGCTGGGCTTCCTGATGATTCCCATCGTCGTCCGCACCAGCGAGGAAGTCCTGAAGCTCGTGCCGCTCTCGGTGCGCGAGGCCGGGCTGGCGCTGGGCCTGCCCAAATGGCTGGTCACGCTGCGGATCGTGCTGCCCGCCGCCGCCGGCGGGATCATCACCGGCGTCATGCTGGCGCTGGCCCGCGTGGCCGGCGAGGCCGCGCCGCTGCTGTTCACGGCCTTCGGGAACCCGAACGTGAACCTCGACCCCAGCAAGCCCATGAGCGCCCTGCCGCTGGAGATCTACCGGGGCGCGACCAGCGCCTACGACGAGAACCAGCGCCTTGCCAAGGCCGGCGCGCTGCTGCTGATCACGCTGATCTTCGTGACGAGCCTGCTGGCCCGGCGCTTCAGCCGCCGGAAGTAG
- the pstC gene encoding phosphate ABC transporter permease subunit PstC, giving the protein MSEPARPAPPARLSSASDRVFEVLILLLASVILLVFLTSIYQLTRDSWPALQRFGLEFFTQRTWNPVTGVFGASSMILGTLITSLAALVISVPLAVASALFVAEYAPKWLANPVGYLIELLAAVPSVVYGLWALFVIAPVLARWQITFFNQELYPERLALYTKCAGLWAENQTTLQCFFVPSSGAGRGLALAIIILTVMILPYTASVARDVIRLVPADQREAMYALGATKWEVISRAILPYARAGILGGVILALGRALGETLAVAMVIGDSQDVIRSIWGNASTMASVIANQFGDARETLHRSSVVTLGLSLFLLSVLVNYVARLIIARLTPRGIQ; this is encoded by the coding sequence ATGAGTGAACCCGCCCGCCCCGCCCCGCCCGCCCGCCTGTCGAGTGCCAGCGACCGCGTGTTCGAGGTGCTGATCCTGCTGCTCGCCTCGGTGATCCTGCTGGTGTTCCTGACCAGCATCTACCAGCTCACGCGGGACTCGTGGCCGGCGCTCCAGCGCTTCGGGCTGGAGTTCTTCACGCAGCGCACGTGGAATCCGGTCACGGGCGTCTTCGGCGCGTCCAGCATGATCCTGGGCACGCTGATCACGAGTCTGGCCGCGCTGGTCATCAGCGTGCCGCTGGCCGTGGCGAGCGCCCTGTTCGTCGCGGAGTACGCCCCGAAGTGGCTGGCCAATCCGGTGGGGTACCTGATCGAGCTGCTGGCGGCCGTGCCCAGCGTGGTGTACGGACTGTGGGCGCTGTTCGTGATCGCGCCGGTGCTGGCGCGGTGGCAGATCACCTTCTTCAACCAGGAGCTGTACCCGGAGCGGCTGGCGCTGTACACGAAGTGCGCGGGCCTGTGGGCCGAGAACCAGACCACCCTGCAGTGCTTCTTCGTGCCCAGCAGCGGCGCGGGACGCGGGCTGGCGCTGGCGATCATCATCCTGACCGTCATGATCCTGCCGTACACGGCGTCGGTGGCGCGCGACGTGATCCGGCTGGTGCCCGCCGATCAGCGCGAGGCGATGTACGCCCTGGGGGCGACCAAATGGGAGGTCATCTCGCGGGCCATCCTGCCGTACGCACGGGCCGGCATTCTCGGTGGCGTGATCCTGGCGCTGGGCCGCGCCCTGGGCGAGACTCTGGCGGTCGCCATGGTGATCGGAGACAGCCAGGACGTGATCCGCTCGATCTGGGGGAACGCCAGCACCATGGCGTCGGTGATCGCCAACCAGTTCGGTGATGCCCGCGAGACCCTGCACCGCTCGTCGGTCGTCACGCTGGGCCTGAGCCTGTTCCTGCTGAGCGTGCTCGTGAACTACGTGGCGCGGCTGATCATCGCCAGACTCACCCCACGGGGGATCCAGTGA
- the pstS gene encoding phosphate ABC transporter substrate-binding protein PstS, with amino-acid sequence MKKFLTLGLALVATSAAAQSLTGAGASFPYPLYSKMFAEYKSVGGVDINYQSVGSGAGQKAITERTVDFAASDNPMSDDAMKGAPAKLLHIPTAIGAVVPSYNLPGVTAPLKFTGKVLADIYLGKIRTWNDKAIAALNPGVTIPPLPITVARRSDGSGTTYVFSDYLSKVSTEWKSKVGVGNSLQWPVGTGAKGNDGVAGVVKSTPGAIGYVELVYAKQNKLPYGSVQNRAGKFIVADNGPAALAAKGVVIPADTRVSLTNSANADAYPIASFTYVIFYQDQKYGSRTQAQAQQLKKLLTWMVTSGQQYNEPLDYAKLPDNVASKAKTIINTLTFGGTKI; translated from the coding sequence ATGAAGAAGTTCCTGACCCTGGGCCTGGCCCTTGTCGCAACGTCCGCCGCCGCGCAGAGCCTCACGGGGGCCGGCGCGTCCTTCCCCTACCCGCTGTACTCGAAGATGTTCGCTGAGTACAAGTCCGTGGGCGGCGTGGACATCAACTACCAGTCCGTCGGTTCGGGCGCCGGCCAGAAGGCCATCACCGAGCGCACCGTGGACTTCGCCGCCAGCGACAACCCCATGAGCGACGACGCCATGAAGGGCGCACCCGCCAAGCTGCTGCACATCCCCACGGCCATCGGCGCGGTGGTGCCCAGTTACAACCTGCCCGGCGTGACCGCGCCCCTGAAGTTCACGGGCAAGGTGCTGGCCGACATCTACCTGGGCAAGATCAGGACGTGGAACGACAAGGCCATTGCCGCGCTGAACCCCGGCGTGACCATTCCCCCGCTGCCGATCACGGTCGCCCGCCGCAGTGACGGCTCGGGCACGACCTATGTCTTCAGCGACTACCTGAGCAAGGTCTCGACCGAGTGGAAGAGCAAGGTCGGCGTGGGCAACAGCCTGCAGTGGCCGGTCGGTACCGGCGCCAAGGGCAACGACGGCGTGGCCGGCGTGGTCAAGAGCACCCCGGGCGCGATCGGCTACGTGGAACTGGTGTACGCCAAGCAGAACAAACTGCCCTACGGCAGCGTGCAGAACCGCGCCGGCAAGTTCATCGTGGCCGACAACGGCCCCGCCGCGCTGGCTGCCAAGGGCGTCGTGATTCCCGCCGACACCCGCGTGTCGCTGACCAACTCGGCCAATGCCGACGCCTACCCGATCGCCAGCTTCACGTACGTGATCTTCTACCAGGATCAGAAGTACGGCAGCCGCACCCAGGCCCAGGCCCAGCAGCTCAAGAAGCTCCTGACGTGGATGGTCACGTCGGGCCAGCAGTACAACGAGCCGCTGGACTACGCCAAACTGCCCGACAACGTCGCCAGCAAGGCCAAGACCATCATCAACACGCTGACCTTCGGCGGCACGAAGATCTGA
- a CDS encoding MFS transporter, translating to MSTASRRPWPSLAGLPRNARSAIITEPLWAVFGVVVLYYAPLYMREVGLSSTEIGLVGSITLAVSFVFQILAAPVTNRLGRKRTTLVWDLVSWSVPMFVWAVSDSFAAFVVAGVLSATGRIVTVSWSLLVIEDVPQSLRARVFGILNLTVALCGLAAPLVGLVMQRYGVEPTMRVYYALGGVGMTVMFLWRNAITQETGTGQAAMLEHRDLHPWQSVTRTLAHVWEGRHAPGLPQVVAFYVLSLFLDQMSVFQILYFREALGFGVGTVSLLPVVTAAVTVLMYGLVLRRITHVPAERTLVVTRVLGLLGAGALLLVPAGNVGALLAVVGVLAAAIFLTQTYQNAVLFARLPARGSADLYSGVQLLGLLGSIPAAGVAGVIYHAQPAALFVVIAVLNAALLGLAVVLVRGRPSGQGADL from the coding sequence ATGTCCACGGCATCCCGTCGTCCCTGGCCGTCGCTGGCCGGCCTTCCCCGCAACGCGCGCAGCGCCATCATCACGGAGCCGCTGTGGGCGGTGTTCGGTGTGGTGGTGCTGTACTACGCGCCGCTGTACATGCGTGAAGTGGGCCTGAGCAGCACCGAGATCGGGCTGGTCGGATCGATCACACTGGCGGTGTCCTTCGTGTTCCAGATCCTGGCCGCGCCGGTCACGAACCGTCTGGGCCGCAAGCGCACCACGCTGGTCTGGGATCTGGTGTCGTGGTCGGTGCCCATGTTCGTATGGGCGGTGTCCGACAGTTTCGCGGCCTTCGTGGTGGCGGGGGTGCTCAGTGCCACGGGCCGGATCGTGACGGTGTCGTGGAGCCTGCTGGTCATCGAGGACGTGCCGCAGTCCCTGCGTGCCCGGGTGTTCGGCATCCTGAACCTGACGGTGGCGCTGTGCGGGCTGGCCGCGCCGCTGGTGGGACTGGTCATGCAGCGCTACGGCGTCGAGCCGACCATGCGGGTGTACTACGCGCTGGGCGGGGTGGGCATGACCGTCATGTTCCTGTGGCGCAACGCGATCACCCAGGAGACCGGCACTGGTCAGGCCGCCATGCTGGAACACCGTGACCTGCACCCGTGGCAGAGCGTGACCCGCACACTCGCGCACGTGTGGGAGGGCCGCCACGCGCCGGGCCTGCCGCAGGTGGTGGCGTTCTACGTGCTCAGCCTGTTCCTTGACCAGATGAGCGTGTTCCAGATCCTGTACTTCCGCGAGGCGCTGGGCTTCGGCGTGGGCACCGTGTCGCTGCTGCCGGTCGTGACCGCCGCCGTGACCGTACTGATGTACGGCCTGGTGCTGCGCCGGATCACACACGTTCCGGCCGAGCGGACGCTGGTGGTCACCCGCGTGCTGGGCCTGCTGGGCGCAGGTGCGCTGCTGCTGGTGCCGGCTGGGAACGTGGGGGCGCTGCTGGCCGTGGTGGGCGTGCTCGCCGCCGCGATCTTCCTGACCCAGACGTACCAGAACGCCGTGCTGTTCGCCCGGCTGCCGGCGCGGGGCAGTGCCGACCTGTATTCGGGCGTGCAGCTGCTGGGCCTGCTGGGCTCGATCCCGGCGGCGGGCGTGGCCGGCGTGATCTACCACGCGCAGCCCGCCGCGCTGTTCGTGGTGATCGCTGTGCTGAACGCCGCGCTGCTGGGGCTGGCGGTGGTGCTCGTGCGGGGGCGGCCGTCAGGGCAGGGCGCAGACTTGTAG